A window of the Streptomyces sp. NBC_00250 genome harbors these coding sequences:
- a CDS encoding acylneuraminate cytidylyltransferase produces the protein MSATATPAAKPATEPTAVLAVIPARGGSKGVPAKNLAPVAGVPLVARAVRACLGARPVTHVVVSTDDAGIAAAARTAGAEAVQRPAEIAGDTATSEAAVLHAMDVFEATHGRPADVVLLVQCTSPFLGSAEVAETVERITSGAADTAFTAAPTHGFLWRETVEDGATGVNHDKAHRPRRQDREPEYLETGAVYAMDAAGFRTHKHRFFGRTALVVTDPARVLEIDDPHDLARARVLAPLLDTPATPGFADVDAVVLDFDGTQTDDRVHLDAEGREFVSAHRGDGLGIAALRRAGLPVLILSTEQNAVVAARARKLKIPVLHGIDRKDRALKEWCEAEGIDPQRVLYAGNDVNDLPCFHLVGWPVAVSSAHDSVRAAARAVTVTPGGSGAIREIAAWLLGPELNTPNS, from the coding sequence ATGTCCGCCACCGCCACACCGGCCGCGAAGCCGGCCACGGAGCCCACCGCCGTGCTCGCCGTGATCCCCGCGAGGGGCGGCTCGAAGGGCGTGCCCGCCAAGAACCTCGCCCCGGTGGCCGGAGTCCCCCTGGTGGCCCGCGCCGTCCGGGCCTGCCTCGGCGCCCGCCCCGTCACCCACGTCGTGGTCTCCACCGACGACGCCGGCATCGCCGCCGCCGCCCGCACCGCGGGGGCCGAGGCCGTGCAGCGCCCCGCCGAGATCGCCGGCGACACCGCCACCAGCGAGGCCGCCGTCCTGCACGCCATGGACGTCTTCGAGGCCACCCACGGCCGCCCGGCCGACGTGGTCCTCCTCGTCCAGTGCACCAGCCCCTTCCTCGGCTCCGCCGAGGTCGCCGAGACCGTCGAGCGCATCACCTCCGGCGCCGCCGACACCGCCTTCACGGCCGCCCCGACGCACGGCTTCCTCTGGCGCGAGACGGTCGAGGACGGCGCCACCGGCGTCAACCACGACAAGGCGCACCGCCCCCGCCGCCAGGACCGGGAGCCCGAGTACCTGGAGACCGGCGCCGTCTACGCCATGGACGCGGCCGGCTTCCGTACCCACAAGCACCGCTTCTTCGGCCGTACGGCGCTCGTCGTCACCGACCCCGCCCGGGTCCTGGAGATCGACGACCCGCACGACCTGGCCCGCGCCCGCGTCCTCGCGCCGCTCCTCGACACCCCGGCCACCCCCGGATTCGCGGACGTCGACGCCGTCGTCCTCGACTTCGACGGCACGCAGACCGACGACCGGGTCCACCTGGACGCCGAGGGACGCGAGTTCGTCTCCGCGCACCGCGGCGACGGCCTGGGCATCGCGGCCCTGCGCCGCGCCGGACTGCCCGTCCTCATCCTCTCCACCGAGCAGAACGCCGTCGTCGCCGCCCGCGCCCGCAAGCTCAAGATCCCCGTCCTGCACGGCATCGACCGCAAGGACCGGGCTCTCAAGGAGTGGTGCGAGGCCGAAGGCATCGACCCGCAGCGCGTGCTCTACGCCGGAAACGACGTCAACGACCTTCCCTGCTTCCACCTCGTCGGCTGGCCCGTCGCGGTGAGCAGCGCCCACGACTCCGTACGGGCCGCGGCCCGCGCGGTCACCGTCACCCCGGGCGGCTCCGGCGCGATCCGCGAGATCGCCGCCTGGCTCCTCGGACCCGAGCTCAACACCCCCAACTCCTAA
- a CDS encoding DUF6716 putative glycosyltransferase — MPASTREAVRVAVLADSDTRWKWGALTARRITTATAEPTGFVLRGRATPTERQLAETGVSTTTPREVTGAEFLRAVRDAEARGEGYDVVVLALVGGTVRAVLQGLADLGLERRPVIVTGYVGVVYEKLTDGLLLRHGADVVLANSRHDAERFRAVYEGVGAGADSVVEAALPFLGGAPHSPEAGRDTLVFAAQPSVPVTRTERAYVLRRLIGHARLHPDREVLLKLRSKPGEHTTHLEEFPFQKLVRELDPPANFKLVYGHMGEVLDRTDLLVTVSSTAALEALHRRIPTAILTDLGVREALGNHHFVGSGLLASFDRLDKGLAPTPDETWLARQGVAADGSYEGAFDAARDRVTELLALPALPPITPYYTTETAPGYLPGILARHRLDVTAPEPRESGLRRVVREAARGAYRHGVQRVAPVIRRLGEL; from the coding sequence GTGCCAGCAAGTACCAGAGAAGCGGTACGGGTCGCCGTACTCGCCGACTCCGACACCCGGTGGAAATGGGGCGCCCTCACGGCGCGCCGCATCACCACGGCGACCGCCGAACCCACCGGATTCGTCCTGCGCGGACGGGCCACCCCCACCGAACGCCAGCTCGCCGAGACCGGGGTGTCCACGACGACCCCGCGCGAGGTGACGGGCGCGGAGTTCCTGCGCGCGGTACGGGACGCGGAGGCGCGCGGCGAGGGTTACGACGTCGTCGTGCTCGCCCTCGTCGGCGGCACCGTCCGGGCCGTCCTCCAGGGCCTGGCCGATCTGGGCCTGGAACGGCGCCCCGTGATCGTCACCGGCTACGTCGGGGTCGTCTACGAGAAGCTGACCGACGGTCTGCTGCTGCGCCACGGCGCCGATGTCGTCCTCGCCAACTCCCGTCACGACGCGGAGCGTTTCCGCGCGGTGTACGAAGGAGTGGGCGCCGGAGCCGACTCGGTCGTCGAGGCGGCGCTGCCCTTCCTCGGCGGCGCCCCGCACAGCCCCGAGGCCGGCCGCGACACCCTGGTCTTCGCCGCCCAGCCGTCCGTGCCGGTCACTCGGACCGAACGCGCCTACGTCCTGCGGCGACTGATCGGGCACGCCCGGCTCCACCCGGACCGCGAGGTGCTCCTCAAGCTCCGCTCCAAGCCGGGCGAACACACCACACACCTGGAGGAGTTCCCGTTCCAGAAGCTGGTCCGCGAGCTCGACCCGCCGGCCAACTTCAAGCTCGTGTACGGGCACATGGGCGAGGTCCTCGACCGCACCGACCTGCTCGTCACGGTCTCCTCCACGGCCGCCCTCGAAGCCCTCCACCGACGCATCCCCACCGCGATCCTCACCGACCTCGGGGTCCGCGAGGCGCTCGGCAACCACCACTTCGTCGGCTCCGGCCTGCTCGCCTCCTTCGACCGGCTCGACAAGGGGCTCGCCCCGACGCCCGACGAGACCTGGCTCGCCCGGCAGGGCGTCGCCGCCGACGGCTCGTACGAGGGCGCCTTCGACGCGGCCCGCGACCGGGTCACCGAGCTCCTGGCGCTCCCCGCGCTGCCCCCGATCACCCCCTACTACACAACGGAGACGGCCCCCGGCTACCTGCCCGGGATCCTCGCCCGCCACCGCCTGGACGTCACCGCGCCGGAGCCCCGCGAGAGCGGCCTGCGCAGGGTCGTCCGGGAGGCCGCGCGGGGCGCGTACCGCCACGGCGTGCAACGCGTCGCCCCCGTCATCCGCCGCCTGGGAGAACTCTGA
- a CDS encoding glycosyltransferase family 2 protein, whose translation MVKLSVVVPFFNVQTYAPDTLTSLRANAREDFEFLLVDDCSSDGTPELLERAAREIPGAVLIRHAHNEGLATARNTGLDAARGEYLTFLDGDDWLAPGYYSRLVAAAEELGCDFLRTDHVSVTGRNRGIRRAPVPRRGEVLNPRDAILPAHRTTSVDYPYAWAGIYHRRLLDRGLLHFPHGLRTAEDRPWIWKLHREAESFAAIGELGVFYRRGVSTSLTQIGDIRQLDFIRAFDQVIEETAQDPDADLLLPKAVRTYCAVIAHHVGSIERFEPDVARQLKAMSAGALRRMPQDVLDEALTAMGGDRATMLRKLRRRRPAPPPTPGAGPGAGTGPASAEVAA comes from the coding sequence GTGGTCAAGCTCTCCGTCGTCGTGCCGTTCTTCAACGTGCAGACATACGCCCCCGACACCCTCACGAGCCTGCGGGCCAACGCCCGAGAGGACTTCGAGTTCCTGCTTGTCGACGACTGCTCGTCGGACGGGACCCCGGAGCTCCTCGAACGGGCCGCGCGCGAGATCCCGGGTGCCGTCCTGATCAGGCACGCGCACAACGAGGGCCTCGCCACGGCCCGGAACACCGGCCTCGACGCCGCTCGCGGCGAGTACCTCACCTTCCTCGACGGGGACGACTGGCTCGCCCCCGGCTACTACTCCCGCCTGGTCGCCGCCGCCGAGGAACTCGGCTGCGACTTCCTGCGCACCGACCACGTCTCCGTCACCGGCAGGAACCGCGGCATCCGCCGCGCGCCGGTCCCCCGGCGCGGCGAGGTGCTGAACCCGCGGGACGCGATCCTTCCGGCGCACCGCACGACCTCGGTCGACTACCCGTACGCCTGGGCGGGGATCTACCACCGGCGACTCCTGGACCGCGGCCTGCTGCACTTCCCGCACGGGCTGCGGACCGCCGAGGACCGGCCGTGGATCTGGAAACTGCACCGCGAGGCGGAATCGTTCGCCGCGATCGGTGAACTCGGCGTGTTCTACCGGCGCGGAGTGTCGACCTCCCTCACCCAGATCGGCGACATACGGCAATTGGATTTCATTCGCGCTTTCGACCAGGTGATCGAGGAAACCGCACAGGACCCGGACGCGGACCTTCTTCTCCCGAAGGCCGTCCGCACCTATTGCGCGGTGATCGCCCATCACGTCGGATCGATAGAACGCTTCGAACCCGATGTGGCCCGCCAGTTGAAGGCGATGAGCGCGGGCGCGCTGCGGCGCATGCCGCAGGACGTCCTCGACGAAGCTCTGACGGCCATGGGCGGGGACCGCGCGACGATGCTGCGCAAACTGCGGCGACGCCGTCCGGCACCGCCGCCGACACCGGGCGCGGGCCCGGGCGCCGGTACCGGCCCGGCCTCCGCGGAGGTGGCCGCGTGA
- a CDS encoding polysialyltransferase family glycosyltransferase, which yields MSTRRTTQIFCASTLYGAVTLAAAMDSGSFGPADRRILLVTNNAAVPETTPALDEAEGFAHLRRRFDSVLSWNETISPLHPAGWTPRASDLPLLQRHLRKLWKLGDDRVELALESLQVTPALAIAQLLPDAPITVYADGLMSYGPTRNKIDPQIGGRVGRLLHLDLVPGLAPLLLAEFGAVPEAVPTEAFTKCVDELAGPAATAGSGDGPALLLGQYLAALHLLTVAEEEELHLRMVRGAVARGHRRLVFKPHPTAPDTWSKALAQEAAALGAELAVEDRPVLAEVLYRELRPALVVGCFSTALLTAQTFYGLPVARVGTRDLLERLTPFQNSNRIPLTVVDAVVPALEDGAEGGTEDGGEDAITTARLNDLVAAVGFAMQPKIRPELREPAVRHLSGPFAERTRHHFTRRRLTVLNLPGGIPLPRHPRVRRLARRALRLRKALKR from the coding sequence GTGAGCACCCGCCGCACCACCCAGATCTTCTGCGCCTCCACCCTCTACGGGGCGGTGACCCTCGCCGCCGCCATGGACAGCGGCAGCTTCGGCCCCGCCGACCGCCGGATCCTCCTCGTCACCAACAACGCGGCCGTACCGGAGACCACCCCGGCCCTCGACGAGGCCGAGGGCTTCGCGCACCTGCGCCGCCGCTTCGACTCCGTCCTGTCGTGGAACGAGACGATCTCCCCGCTCCACCCGGCCGGCTGGACCCCCCGGGCCAGTGATCTGCCGCTCCTCCAGCGCCATCTGCGCAAGCTCTGGAAGCTCGGCGACGACCGCGTCGAACTCGCCCTGGAATCGCTCCAGGTGACGCCCGCGCTCGCCATCGCCCAGCTGCTGCCCGACGCGCCGATCACCGTGTACGCGGACGGTCTGATGAGCTACGGGCCGACCCGCAACAAGATCGACCCGCAGATCGGCGGGCGCGTCGGCCGGCTGCTCCACCTGGACCTCGTCCCCGGGCTCGCGCCGCTGCTGCTCGCCGAGTTCGGGGCGGTGCCGGAGGCCGTACCGACGGAGGCGTTCACCAAGTGCGTCGACGAGCTGGCCGGGCCCGCCGCCACCGCCGGCTCCGGGGACGGGCCCGCGCTGCTCCTCGGCCAGTACCTGGCGGCGCTCCATCTGCTGACCGTCGCCGAGGAGGAGGAGCTGCACCTGCGGATGGTCCGGGGCGCGGTCGCCCGGGGCCACCGCCGGCTCGTCTTCAAGCCGCACCCGACGGCCCCCGACACCTGGTCGAAGGCCCTGGCGCAGGAGGCGGCGGCGCTCGGCGCCGAACTGGCCGTCGAGGACCGGCCCGTGCTCGCCGAAGTGCTCTACCGCGAGCTGCGGCCCGCCCTCGTCGTCGGCTGCTTCTCCACGGCGCTGCTCACCGCGCAGACCTTCTACGGACTGCCGGTCGCCCGGGTCGGGACGCGCGACCTGCTGGAGCGGCTCACCCCGTTCCAGAACAGCAACCGCATCCCGCTCACCGTCGTGGACGCGGTCGTGCCGGCTCTGGAGGACGGCGCCGAGGGCGGGACGGAGGACGGCGGGGAGGACGCGATCACCACGGCCCGGCTGAACGACCTGGTCGCGGCCGTCGGCTTCGCGATGCAGCCGAAGATCCGGCCGGAGCTGCGGGAGCCGGCGGTACGGCACCTGTCCGGCCCGTTCGCCGAGCGCACCCGGCACCACTTCACCCGCCGCCGCCTCACGGTACTGAACCTGCCCGGCGGCATCCCGCTCCCCCGGCACCCGAGGGTCCGCCGCCTGGCGCGGCGCGCACTGCGGCTGCGGAAGGCGCTGAAGAGGTAG
- a CDS encoding MerR family transcriptional regulator gives MFTIGDFARHGRVSVRMLRHYDAIGLLHPARVDPHTGYRFYTADQLALLNRVIALKDLGFTLEQVGAILDETIDADELRGMLRLRQAELEEALAASRARLAQVGARLRAIESEGRMSTQDVVVKKIPAVRIAELSAVAASFGPHDISPVIGPLYDELCGRLEAAGITGFGPGIAYYEDAGKGDGSVLVHAGMTVPEGTVVAGVEVHVLPGIEEAATVVHRGSMDTILPTAQTLARWIEANGYETRHYARELYLECPEDRSQWVTEIQEAIVRA, from the coding sequence ATGTTCACCATCGGAGACTTCGCCCGGCACGGGCGGGTGTCGGTCCGGATGCTGCGTCACTACGACGCCATCGGACTGCTGCACCCGGCCCGGGTCGACCCGCACACGGGCTACCGCTTCTACACGGCCGACCAGCTCGCCCTGCTCAACCGTGTCATCGCGCTCAAGGACCTCGGCTTCACCCTCGAACAGGTGGGGGCGATCCTCGACGAGACGATCGACGCGGACGAGCTGCGGGGCATGCTGCGTCTGCGCCAGGCCGAGCTGGAAGAGGCCCTGGCGGCGTCGCGGGCCCGGCTCGCCCAGGTCGGCGCGCGGCTCCGAGCCATCGAGAGCGAGGGACGCATGTCCACCCAGGACGTCGTCGTCAAGAAGATCCCCGCCGTCCGGATCGCCGAACTGAGCGCGGTCGCCGCGAGCTTCGGCCCGCACGACATCAGCCCGGTCATCGGGCCCCTGTACGACGAGCTGTGCGGCCGCCTGGAGGCGGCCGGGATCACCGGGTTCGGCCCGGGGATCGCGTACTACGAGGACGCGGGCAAGGGGGACGGCTCGGTCCTCGTGCACGCGGGCATGACCGTCCCGGAGGGGACGGTCGTGGCGGGTGTCGAGGTGCACGTGCTGCCCGGCATCGAGGAGGCGGCGACCGTCGTCCACCGGGGTTCGATGGACACGATCCTGCCGACCGCCCAGACGCTGGCCCGCTGGATCGAGGCCAACGGGTACGAGACGCGGCACTACGCGCGTGAGCTGTACCTGGAGTGCCCCGAGGACCGTTCGCAGTGGGTGACGGAGATCCAGGAGGCGATCGTCCGCGCCTGA
- the leuE gene encoding leucine efflux protein LeuE codes for MLGVTDLPTYLVGLVLIILLPGPNSLYVLSVAARKGTRTGYKAAAGVFTGDAVLMTLAALGAASLLQTTPLLFMIVKYAGAGYLAWMAYGMLRSAWAMWRSRGETVTEEPEQVQAAPGENPYRRALIISLFNPKAILFLISFFVQFVDPAYAYPALSFLVLGTLLEIGSFLYLTMLIFGGTRLAAAFRRRRRLSAGATSAAGALFLGFAAKLSLSSAA; via the coding sequence ATGCTGGGTGTCACCGATCTTCCGACCTATCTCGTGGGCCTCGTCCTCATCATTCTTCTGCCGGGGCCGAACTCGCTGTACGTGCTGTCCGTCGCCGCCCGTAAGGGCACCCGGACCGGGTACAAGGCCGCCGCCGGCGTCTTCACCGGCGACGCGGTCCTGATGACGCTGGCCGCGCTCGGCGCGGCCTCGCTCCTCCAGACCACGCCGCTGCTCTTCATGATCGTGAAGTACGCGGGCGCGGGCTATCTGGCCTGGATGGCGTACGGGATGCTGCGCTCGGCCTGGGCGATGTGGCGCTCGCGCGGGGAGACGGTGACCGAGGAGCCCGAGCAGGTGCAGGCGGCGCCGGGGGAGAACCCGTACCGCAGGGCGCTCATCATCAGCCTGTTCAACCCGAAGGCGATCCTCTTCCTCATCTCCTTCTTCGTGCAGTTCGTGGACCCCGCGTACGCCTACCCGGCCCTCTCCTTCCTGGTGCTCGGCACCCTGCTGGAGATCGGCAGCTTCCTCTACCTGACGATGCTGATATTCGGCGGCACCCGACTCGCCGCCGCGTTCCGGCGCCGCAGGCGCCTCTCGGCGGGAGCCACCTCCGCCGCCGGCGCGCTCTTCCTCGGCTTCGCCGCGAAGCTCTCCCTCAGCAGCGCCGCTTGA
- a CDS encoding acyl-CoA mutase large subunit family protein — MTRESESGLPIEPVYGPGALEGWDPAGKLGEPGGYPFTRGVYPSMYTGRPWTMRQYAGFGTAVESNARYKQLIANGTMGLSVAFDLPTQMGHDSDAPISSGEVGKVGVAIDSVDDMRILFDGIPLDKVSTSMTINAPAALLLLMYQLVGEEQGVPAERLTGTIQNDVLKEYIARGTYIFPPKPSLRLIADIFKYCRSEIPKWNTISISGYHMAEAGASPAQEIAFTLADGIEYVRTAVAAGMDVDDFAPRLSFFFVARTTILEEVAKFRAARRIWARVMKEEFGARNPKSLMLRFHTQTAGVQLTAQQPEVNLVRVAVQGLAAVLGGTQSLHTNSFDEAIALPTDKSARLALRTQQVLAYETDVTATVDPFAGSYVVEKMTDDVEAAALDLMGRVEEMGGAVNAIEHGFQKSEIERSAYRIAQETDSGERVVVGVNRYTIDVEEPYEPLRVDPAIEAQQAERLTTLRAERDQTAVDAALAALKKAAEGTDNVLYPMKDALKARATVGEVCHALRDVWGTYSPTDAF; from the coding sequence ATGACGCGCGAGTCGGAGTCGGGACTGCCCATCGAGCCGGTCTACGGACCGGGGGCCCTGGAGGGCTGGGACCCGGCCGGGAAGCTGGGTGAGCCGGGTGGGTATCCCTTCACGCGTGGTGTGTACCCGTCGATGTACACGGGCCGGCCGTGGACGATGCGCCAGTACGCGGGTTTCGGTACGGCGGTGGAGTCCAACGCCCGGTACAAGCAGCTGATCGCGAACGGCACGATGGGTCTGTCGGTGGCGTTCGACCTGCCGACGCAGATGGGCCACGACTCCGACGCGCCGATCTCCTCGGGCGAGGTCGGGAAGGTGGGGGTGGCGATCGACTCGGTCGACGACATGCGGATCCTGTTCGACGGCATCCCGCTGGACAAGGTCTCGACGTCGATGACCATCAACGCCCCCGCCGCCCTGCTCCTCCTCATGTACCAGCTCGTCGGTGAGGAACAGGGCGTTCCGGCCGAGAGGCTGACGGGCACGATCCAGAACGACGTGCTGAAGGAGTACATCGCGCGGGGCACGTACATCTTCCCGCCGAAGCCGTCGCTGCGGCTGATCGCGGACATCTTCAAGTACTGCCGCAGTGAGATCCCGAAGTGGAACACGATCTCGATCTCGGGCTATCACATGGCGGAGGCGGGGGCCTCGCCCGCGCAGGAGATCGCGTTCACCCTGGCCGACGGCATCGAGTACGTCCGCACGGCGGTCGCGGCGGGCATGGACGTGGACGACTTCGCGCCGCGGCTCTCCTTCTTCTTCGTGGCGCGCACGACGATCCTGGAGGAGGTCGCGAAGTTCCGGGCGGCCCGCCGGATCTGGGCGCGGGTCATGAAGGAGGAGTTCGGCGCGAGGAACCCCAAGTCGCTGATGCTCCGTTTCCACACCCAGACCGCCGGTGTGCAGCTGACCGCGCAGCAGCCCGAGGTCAACCTCGTCCGCGTCGCCGTCCAGGGCCTGGCGGCCGTCCTGGGCGGGACGCAGTCCCTGCACACCAACTCCTTCGACGAGGCCATCGCCCTGCCCACGGACAAGTCCGCCCGCCTGGCCCTGCGCACCCAGCAGGTCCTCGCCTACGAGACGGACGTGACCGCCACCGTCGACCCGTTCGCCGGCTCGTACGTCGTCGAGAAGATGACCGACGACGTGGAAGCGGCGGCCCTGGACCTGATGGGCCGGGTCGAGGAGATGGGCGGGGCGGTCAACGCGATCGAGCACGGTTTCCAGAAGAGCGAGATCGAGCGCTCCGCCTACCGGATCGCGCAGGAGACCGACAGCGGCGAACGGGTCGTGGTCGGCGTCAACCGCTACACGATCGACGTCGAGGAACCCTACGAGCCGCTCCGCGTCGACCCCGCCATCGAGGCCCAGCAGGCCGAACGCCTCACCACACTGCGCGCCGAGCGGGATCAGACGGCGGTGGACGCCGCGCTCGCCGCACTGAAGAAGGCGGCCGAAGGCACCGACAACGTGCTCTACCCGATGAAGGACGCCCTCAAGGCCCGCGCCACCGTCGGCGAGGTCTGCCACGCACTCCGCGACGTCTGGGGCACCTACAGCCCGACCGACGCGTTCTGA
- a CDS encoding L,D-transpeptidase family protein: MKRSSSVIRRAVLAAASVALAAGCTAQAAGSGGGSASPTKGPTTSAPAPAASGTPTDAPTEDGKAPSPSGTTAEPTYAPTDAPTGTPAPDVLMGDGDENEQVRELQARLRQLGYFDRAPTGFYGTMTAGSVKAFQKKQGLPRTGSVDEATWQGLLGASRKPTADELKPSTTNQLDTPDARCMTGRVLCISKESRTLAWMIDGKVVSAMDVRFGSENTPTREGTFTVERKVRQDWSRLYHTPMPLSMYFSRGQAVHYSADFAARGYNGASHGCVNVRDRVKLTTLFDQVKVGDKVVVHW, encoded by the coding sequence ATGAAGCGGTCTTCTTCCGTCATACGCAGAGCGGTTCTGGCAGCGGCCTCGGTGGCCCTCGCCGCGGGCTGTACGGCCCAGGCGGCCGGCTCCGGAGGCGGTTCCGCGAGCCCGACGAAGGGGCCGACGACCTCCGCGCCCGCACCGGCCGCGTCCGGCACCCCCACCGATGCCCCGACCGAGGACGGCAAGGCCCCGTCCCCCTCGGGCACGACGGCGGAGCCCACCTACGCGCCCACCGATGCCCCCACCGGGACGCCGGCGCCCGACGTCCTGATGGGTGACGGGGACGAGAACGAGCAGGTCCGCGAGCTGCAGGCGCGGCTGCGCCAGCTCGGGTACTTCGACCGGGCACCCACCGGTTTCTACGGGACCATGACGGCCGGCTCGGTCAAGGCCTTCCAGAAGAAGCAGGGTCTGCCCCGGACGGGCTCGGTCGACGAGGCGACCTGGCAGGGGCTGCTCGGCGCGAGCCGGAAGCCGACCGCCGACGAGTTGAAGCCGTCGACCACCAACCAGCTCGACACCCCCGACGCGCGGTGCATGACCGGCCGGGTGCTCTGCATCAGCAAGGAGAGCCGGACCCTCGCCTGGATGATCGACGGCAAGGTCGTCTCGGCGATGGACGTCCGCTTCGGCTCGGAGAACACCCCGACCCGTGAGGGCACGTTCACCGTCGAGCGCAAGGTCCGTCAGGACTGGTCGCGGCTCTACCACACGCCGATGCCGCTCTCGATGTACTTCAGCCGTGGCCAGGCGGTGCACTACTCGGCGGACTTCGCGGCCCGCGGCTACAACGGGGCCTCGCACGGCTGCGTCAACGTCCGGGACCGGGTCAAGCTCACGACCCTCTTCGACCAGGTGAAGGTCGGCGACAAGGTCGTCGTCCACTGGTGA
- a CDS encoding RNA polymerase sigma factor, which translates to MLGDDAELTTAVLAAQDGDENAFRTVYRAVHPRLLGYIRTLVGDTEAEDVASEAWLQIARDLDRFDGDADRFRGWAARIARNRALDHVRMRGRRPAVGADETELTDKPATSDTAGEALEALATGHTMQLIAQLPQDQAEAVVLRVVVGLDAKTAADTLGKRPGAVRTAAHRGLKKLAELLGVDGEATGPDGTGEDVVPLDGVPPQRGRVPGSVTPGGVTQSRPRTQKDM; encoded by the coding sequence GTGCTGGGGGACGACGCGGAGCTGACGACCGCGGTGCTCGCTGCTCAGGACGGGGACGAGAACGCCTTCCGTACTGTGTATCGCGCCGTGCATCCACGGTTGCTCGGCTACATACGCACACTGGTCGGCGACACCGAGGCCGAGGACGTCGCCTCGGAAGCCTGGCTTCAGATCGCCCGCGACCTCGACCGCTTCGACGGCGACGCGGACCGCTTCCGTGGCTGGGCGGCCCGGATCGCCCGCAACCGCGCCCTCGACCACGTCAGGATGCGCGGCAGGCGCCCCGCCGTCGGCGCCGACGAGACCGAACTCACCGACAAGCCGGCAACGTCCGACACCGCGGGCGAAGCCCTGGAGGCACTGGCCACCGGCCACACCATGCAGTTGATCGCCCAGCTCCCGCAGGACCAGGCCGAGGCCGTCGTCCTGCGCGTCGTCGTCGGCCTCGACGCCAAGACCGCCGCCGACACCCTGGGGAAACGCCCCGGAGCCGTCCGTACCGCCGCCCACCGCGGCCTCAAGAAGCTCGCCGAACTCCTCGGCGTCGACGGAGAGGCGACCGGTCCCGACGGCACCGGCGAGGACGTCGTCCCGCTGGACGGTGTGCCTCCGCAACGCGGGCGCGTGCCGGGGTCCGTGACCCCCGGCGGTGTGACGCAATCACGTCCGCGTACGCAGAAGGACATGTGA
- a CDS encoding Clp protease N-terminal domain-containing protein, with translation MTNPVGMNVPVRLDELIDAIKKVHPDALDQLSDAVIAADHLGDIADHLIGHFVDQARRSGASWTDIGRSMGVTRQAAQKRFVPKDPDAEKMDASAGFGRFTPRARNVVVSSQNEARSAENDEILPAHLTLGLLAEPEGLAALWIASRGVTADQVREAAKATLPPAAAEMPALVPFDAASKKVLELTFREALRLGHHYVGTEHILLALLEHEDGAGVLTDLGLDKATAEQQIAETIASATIAAPEEAS, from the coding sequence ATGACGAATCCAGTCGGCATGAATGTCCCTGTCCGTCTCGACGAGCTCATCGACGCGATCAAGAAGGTCCACCCCGACGCCCTGGACCAGCTCTCCGACGCGGTCATCGCGGCGGACCACCTCGGCGATATCGCCGATCACCTCATCGGCCACTTCGTGGACCAGGCCCGGCGCTCGGGCGCCTCCTGGACCGACATCGGCCGCAGCATGGGCGTCACCCGCCAGGCGGCCCAGAAGCGTTTCGTCCCCAAGGACCCGGACGCGGAGAAGATGGACGCGAGCGCGGGGTTCGGCCGCTTCACCCCCCGGGCGCGGAACGTCGTCGTCTCCTCCCAGAACGAGGCCAGGAGCGCCGAGAACGACGAGATCCTCCCCGCCCACCTGACGCTCGGCCTGCTCGCCGAGCCCGAGGGGCTCGCGGCGCTCTGGATCGCCTCGCGGGGCGTGACCGCCGACCAGGTCCGTGAGGCCGCCAAGGCGACCCTGCCGCCGGCCGCCGCCGAGATGCCCGCGCTCGTCCCGTTCGACGCGGCGTCGAAGAAGGTCCTGGAGCTGACGTTCCGCGAGGCGCTGCGCCTCGGCCACCACTACGTCGGCACCGAGCACATCCTGCTCGCCCTCCTCGAACACGAGGACGGTGCGGGCGTGCTGACCGACCTCGGCCTCGACAAGGCCACTGCGGAGCAGCAGATCGCCGAGACGATCGCCTCGGCGACGATCGCGGCCCCGGAGGAGGCTTCCTAG